The following are encoded together in the Raineyella sp. LH-20 genome:
- a CDS encoding HAD family phosphatase, whose product MLDNGRHADTGWTLPALTPDGTGGRPAACLWDFDGTLADTEPIWIGAEYELMEMLGGEWNETHARRLIGADLTDSARYMLALAGRDDLTPRWVVEWMVSRVTDRIRAADDLEWRPGARDLLAALAADEVPCALVSSSWRPVLDAVLERLPAGTFRAVVGGDEVTAGKPAPDPYLQAARLLGVAAEDCLVFEDSVTGSTAGQASGAWVIGVPNLIPLPVMPRRTVLRTLEGITPAALYAMRGAAITAPALSGDRP is encoded by the coding sequence ATGCTCGATAACGGCAGGCACGCTGACACCGGATGGACCCTGCCCGCGCTGACCCCGGACGGGACGGGCGGGCGGCCCGCCGCCTGTCTGTGGGACTTCGACGGGACGCTCGCCGACACCGAGCCGATCTGGATCGGCGCCGAGTACGAGCTGATGGAGATGCTGGGCGGGGAGTGGAACGAGACCCACGCCCGCCGGTTGATCGGCGCGGACCTGACCGACTCGGCCCGCTACATGCTGGCGCTGGCCGGTCGCGACGACCTCACCCCGAGGTGGGTGGTGGAGTGGATGGTCTCCCGGGTGACCGACCGGATCCGGGCCGCGGACGACCTGGAGTGGCGGCCCGGGGCGCGCGACCTGCTCGCCGCCTTGGCCGCGGACGAGGTGCCCTGTGCGCTGGTGTCCTCGTCCTGGCGGCCGGTGCTGGACGCTGTCCTGGAACGGCTGCCGGCGGGCACCTTCCGGGCCGTGGTGGGCGGTGACGAGGTGACCGCCGGCAAGCCGGCCCCCGACCCGTACCTGCAGGCCGCCCGGCTGCTCGGCGTCGCCGCGGAGGACTGCCTGGTCTTCGAGGACTCGGTGACCGGCAGCACCGCCGGCCAGGCCTCGGGCGCCTGGGTGATCGGTGTGCCCAATCTCATCCCGCTGCCGGTGATGCCGCGGCGTACGGTGCTGCGGACGCTGGAGGGCATCACCCCGGCGGCGCTCTACGCGATGCGCGGGGCGGCGATCACCGCACCGGCCCTCAGCGGGGACCGGCCGTGA
- a CDS encoding ABC transporter substrate-binding protein, with protein sequence MTRRRRGALPAVLALPAVLALAVAVAAAGCTPQAAPPAPQIGQAVPHESPSPTPTPRPDRDFTVGTTDAIIATDPVAMTTGGSQTLAFSVFQRLMTTPAGNDLLKPDAARDCIFQQATVYTCTLLDGLRFQSGRPVTSSDVKYSIERAQRLGAADAGAAQLSSISAIDTPDPQTVRFVLAYADTDIGYALATPAASIVDPDVYPADRVIDAATRPVGSGPYRVTASGGGTWSFGRYEGYQGYAPASIVRMLLREYDSSAALEQAMISGDVDATWRGLSAAAVARQRAAATADTDGETAQPVSGLHPVTIAGSRVLRLAWNLGSRYAGDAGVRGFVSQAAGDRRTLTSLLPLGVVGARTGMFPAGGIPALDTPNGSPLPLTLGYDPRMPDGADLAAELARSLDATGKVTVTIVPNAAGADTGSADLQLLDERATSWTARAWLQRPLSVTSSPNAREIGTVLTRGLPSADPATHKAAVAQLQYFAAEDAYVTPLTQGDEVVFVRDGWSVDTGRMGPGWQLDLAAFTKNP encoded by the coding sequence GTGACTCGGCGCAGGCGCGGCGCGCTGCCCGCCGTGCTCGCGCTGCCCGCCGTGCTCGCGTTGGCCGTCGCGGTCGCGGCGGCCGGGTGCACCCCCCAGGCCGCGCCGCCGGCGCCGCAGATCGGCCAGGCGGTCCCGCACGAGTCGCCCAGCCCCACGCCGACCCCGCGGCCCGACCGCGACTTCACCGTTGGCACCACTGACGCGATCATCGCCACCGATCCGGTGGCGATGACCACCGGCGGCTCGCAGACCCTGGCGTTCTCGGTCTTCCAGCGGCTGATGACCACCCCGGCGGGCAACGACCTGCTGAAGCCCGACGCGGCGCGCGACTGCATCTTCCAGCAGGCCACCGTCTACACCTGCACCCTGCTGGACGGGCTGCGCTTCCAGTCCGGCCGGCCGGTCACCTCGTCGGACGTGAAGTACTCCATCGAACGGGCCCAGCGGCTCGGCGCCGCCGACGCGGGGGCCGCCCAGCTGAGCTCGATCAGCGCGATCGACACGCCCGACCCGCAGACCGTACGTTTCGTGCTGGCGTACGCCGACACCGACATCGGCTACGCGCTGGCCACCCCGGCGGCATCGATCGTCGATCCGGACGTCTATCCGGCCGACCGGGTGATCGACGCCGCCACTCGACCGGTCGGCTCGGGGCCCTACCGCGTCACCGCCAGCGGCGGCGGCACCTGGTCGTTCGGCCGCTACGAGGGCTACCAGGGCTACGCGCCGGCCTCCATCGTCCGGATGCTGCTGAGGGAGTACGACAGCTCCGCCGCCCTGGAACAGGCGATGATCTCCGGCGACGTCGACGCCACCTGGCGCGGACTGTCCGCCGCTGCGGTGGCCCGCCAGCGGGCCGCCGCGACCGCCGACACCGACGGGGAGACCGCCCAGCCCGTCTCCGGTCTGCACCCGGTGACCATCGCCGGCTCCCGCGTGCTGCGGCTGGCCTGGAACCTCGGCTCCCGCTACGCCGGCGACGCCGGGGTGCGCGGGTTCGTCAGCCAGGCGGCCGGGGACCGGCGGACGCTCACCAGTCTGCTGCCGCTCGGCGTGGTCGGTGCGCGGACCGGGATGTTCCCGGCCGGCGGCATCCCGGCCCTCGACACGCCGAACGGTTCACCGCTGCCGCTCACCCTCGGCTACGACCCGCGGATGCCCGACGGGGCGGACCTGGCCGCCGAGCTGGCCCGCTCCCTGGACGCCACCGGGAAAGTGACGGTCACCATCGTCCCGAACGCCGCCGGCGCCGACACCGGCTCGGCCGACCTGCAACTGCTCGACGAGCGGGCCACCAGCTGGACCGCCCGCGCCTGGCTGCAGCGGCCCCTGTCGGTCACCTCATCGCCGAACGCCCGCGAGATCGGGACCGTGCTCACCCGGGGCCTGCCGTCCGCCGACCCCGCCACGCACAAGGCCGCGGTCGCCCAGCTGCAGTACTTCGCGGCCGAGGACGCGTACGTCACGCCGCTGACCCAGGGCGACGAGGTCGTCTTCGTCCGCGACGGCTGGTCGGTCGACACCGGGCGGATGGGCCCGGGCTGGCAGCTCGACCTGGCGGCCTTCACCAAGAACCCCTGA
- the arc gene encoding proteasome ATPase, protein MSEPTPERQQAEIYRLRDEVRTLTDQSRRLAQEKGSADRRVAQLRTEARGLLDQNARLTDLLGQTRDQLVRLKEKVDELRLPPSSFGLVTGLPGGQVADVTIGQRRLRVQVSPALEMSTLQVGSQVLLNDVPQVIGVAEAALTGELATVKEPLDDGRVLVTTGTDREEVLHRAAALEGQQLRVGQSLLVDTRAGIALGRVPTTDVADLILEETPSVGYEDIGGLGPQIEQIRDAVELPFRHRDLFGAYDLTPPKGILLYGPPGCGKTMIAKAVAHSLSGEGGADGRAYFFNIKGPQLLNKYVGESERQIRVVFQRARDKASDGAPVVIFFDEMESIFRTRGTGLSSDVETTIVPQLLAEIDGVEQLANVIVIGASNRQDMIDPAILRPGRFDVKIRIERPDRGAAEEIFTTYLTDRVPIRAGETRPAMIDAALDRLYATDTAAEVFEVTYASGATAIIHSGDLVSGALIESIVARAKKYAIKDVLAGGPAGISVEHLLRSTRTELSDNTDRPTTDPADWARVLGTDQGEHAGEAIVAVRPLRHAEPLPGPGTGQYL, encoded by the coding sequence ATGAGTGAGCCGACCCCCGAGCGCCAGCAGGCCGAGATCTACCGGTTGCGCGACGAGGTCCGTACGCTCACCGACCAGTCCCGCCGGCTGGCCCAGGAAAAGGGGTCGGCCGACCGCCGGGTCGCCCAGCTGCGCACCGAGGCGCGCGGGCTGCTCGACCAGAACGCCCGGCTCACCGACCTGCTCGGCCAGACCCGCGACCAGCTGGTCCGGTTGAAGGAGAAGGTCGACGAGTTGCGGCTGCCGCCGTCGTCCTTCGGCCTGGTGACCGGACTGCCCGGCGGCCAGGTCGCCGACGTGACGATCGGCCAGCGCCGGCTGCGGGTGCAGGTCTCGCCCGCGCTGGAGATGTCGACGCTGCAGGTCGGCAGCCAGGTGCTGCTCAACGACGTCCCCCAGGTGATCGGCGTCGCCGAGGCGGCGCTCACCGGAGAGCTCGCCACCGTCAAGGAGCCCCTCGACGACGGCCGAGTGCTGGTCACCACCGGCACCGACCGCGAGGAAGTGCTGCACCGGGCCGCGGCGCTGGAGGGCCAGCAGCTGCGGGTCGGGCAGTCGCTGCTGGTCGACACCCGCGCCGGCATCGCGCTGGGCCGGGTGCCGACGACCGACGTCGCCGACCTGATCCTCGAGGAGACCCCGAGCGTCGGCTACGAGGACATCGGTGGCCTCGGCCCGCAGATCGAGCAGATCCGTGACGCCGTGGAGCTGCCGTTCCGGCACCGCGACCTCTTCGGGGCGTACGACCTCACCCCGCCGAAGGGCATCCTGCTCTACGGCCCGCCGGGGTGCGGCAAGACGATGATCGCGAAGGCCGTCGCGCATTCGCTGTCCGGGGAGGGCGGCGCCGACGGGCGGGCGTACTTCTTCAACATCAAGGGCCCCCAGCTGCTCAACAAGTACGTCGGCGAGTCCGAGCGCCAGATCCGGGTGGTCTTCCAGCGCGCCCGCGACAAGGCCTCCGACGGCGCCCCGGTGGTGATCTTCTTCGACGAGATGGAGTCGATCTTCCGCACCCGCGGCACCGGTCTGTCCTCCGACGTCGAGACGACGATCGTGCCGCAGCTGCTCGCCGAGATCGACGGGGTGGAGCAGCTGGCCAACGTCATCGTGATCGGCGCCTCCAACCGGCAGGACATGATCGACCCGGCGATCCTGCGACCGGGCCGCTTCGATGTGAAGATCCGGATCGAGCGGCCCGACCGGGGCGCCGCCGAGGAGATCTTCACGACCTATCTCACCGACCGGGTGCCGATCCGGGCGGGGGAGACCCGCCCGGCGATGATCGACGCCGCCCTCGACCGGCTCTACGCCACCGACACGGCGGCCGAGGTGTTCGAGGTGACGTACGCCTCCGGCGCCACCGCGATCATCCACTCCGGCGACCTGGTGTCCGGGGCACTGATCGAGTCGATCGTCGCCCGGGCGAAGAAATACGCCATCAAGGACGTGCTGGCCGGCGGCCCGGCCGGGATCAGCGTCGAGCACCTGCTGCGGTCGACCCGCACCGAGCTCTCCGACAACACCGACCGGCCGACCACCGACCCGGCCGACTGGGCTCGGGTGCTCGGCACCGACCAGGGCGAGCACGCCGGTGAGGCGATCGTCGCGGTCCGCCCGCTGCGGCACGCCGAGCCGCTCCCCGGTCCGGGCACCGGCCAGTACCTGTGA
- a CDS encoding DUF3054 domain-containing protein, translating into MKAAYVLVADLVCVVLFALAGRGAHGEGTGPAAVALTAWPFLVGYLVTWAAIRAWRGPLRVRTGAVLMVGTVLLGHLLRVAFGGTTHWSFILVSVIALTVLLVGWRLVARLVVRRR; encoded by the coding sequence GTGAAAGCTGCGTACGTGCTGGTGGCGGACCTGGTCTGCGTCGTCCTCTTCGCCCTGGCCGGGCGGGGTGCCCACGGGGAGGGGACCGGGCCGGCTGCTGTCGCGCTGACCGCCTGGCCGTTCCTGGTCGGCTACCTGGTGACCTGGGCGGCGATCCGCGCCTGGCGCGGGCCGCTGCGGGTCCGCACCGGGGCGGTGCTGATGGTCGGCACCGTGCTGCTCGGGCACCTGCTGCGGGTGGCTTTCGGCGGCACGACGCACTGGTCGTTCATCCTGGTCAGCGTCATCGCGCTGACCGTCCTGCTGGTGGGCTGGCGGCTGGTCGCCCGCCTGGTCGTCCGGCGGCGGTGA
- the dop gene encoding depupylase/deamidase Dop produces MPASRVHGLETEYGISLLGVPAAEAPHPMYLANHVVRSYLESIGFGVGRWDYTAESPLIDARGFTLPRERASLEQLTDIDQGLGNAMLDNGARLYVDHAHPEYSGPEVRTARDAIVWDRAGDAIMLEATRVASAAIGHEIRLYRNNTDSKGASYGTHENYLVARGVPFARIVRDLTGFLVSRTVVIGAGRVGIGQNGQTAGFQLGQRPDFFETEVALETTVHRPIINTRDEPHALRRLWRRLHVITGDANQAQVAGWLKVGTAALAVRLVEADRAPDLRPLRPVDAFRAISHDPDLTATVPLQDGRAVTALDIQQAWLDGCRTLPDLGPEDLALLDAWRQVLDDLRVDWRRTADRLDWAAKRLLLESYRARDGLGWDDPKLALVDLQYADIDPARSLALKLERAGRLRTLVTPDEVAAARRTPPTDTRAWARGRIVGRFVDQLLGAGWDGLTFSGADGRGIVRLELLDPLGGTRDLTEERIVRATRPADLVDLFPGAYGG; encoded by the coding sequence GTGCCTGCCTCTCGCGTGCACGGCCTGGAGACCGAGTACGGCATCAGCCTGCTCGGCGTGCCGGCCGCCGAGGCACCGCACCCGATGTACCTGGCCAACCATGTCGTCCGCAGCTACCTGGAGTCGATCGGCTTCGGGGTGGGGCGCTGGGACTACACCGCCGAGTCGCCGCTGATCGACGCCCGCGGCTTCACCCTGCCGCGGGAGCGGGCGAGCCTGGAGCAGCTCACCGACATCGACCAGGGCCTCGGCAACGCGATGCTGGACAACGGCGCCCGGCTGTACGTCGACCACGCCCACCCGGAATACTCCGGGCCGGAGGTCCGGACCGCGCGTGACGCGATCGTCTGGGACCGGGCCGGTGACGCCATCATGCTCGAGGCGACCCGGGTGGCGTCGGCGGCGATCGGCCACGAGATCCGGCTCTACCGCAACAACACCGACTCCAAGGGCGCGTCGTACGGCACCCACGAGAACTACCTGGTCGCCCGTGGCGTGCCGTTCGCCCGGATCGTCCGCGACCTGACCGGCTTCCTCGTCTCGCGCACCGTGGTGATCGGCGCCGGCCGGGTCGGCATCGGCCAGAACGGCCAGACGGCGGGCTTCCAGCTGGGCCAGCGGCCGGACTTCTTCGAGACCGAGGTGGCGCTGGAGACCACCGTGCACCGCCCGATCATCAACACCCGCGACGAGCCGCACGCCCTGCGCCGGCTCTGGCGCCGGCTGCACGTGATCACCGGCGACGCCAACCAGGCCCAGGTCGCCGGCTGGCTCAAGGTCGGCACGGCCGCGCTGGCGGTCCGGCTGGTGGAGGCCGACCGGGCCCCCGACCTGCGCCCGCTGCGCCCGGTGGACGCCTTCCGGGCGATCTCCCACGACCCGGACCTCACCGCGACGGTCCCGCTGCAGGACGGCCGCGCGGTGACTGCGCTGGACATCCAGCAGGCCTGGCTGGACGGGTGCCGTACGCTGCCCGACCTCGGCCCCGAGGACCTGGCCCTGCTGGACGCCTGGCGGCAGGTGCTCGACGACCTGCGGGTGGACTGGCGGCGGACCGCCGACCGGCTCGACTGGGCCGCCAAGCGGCTGCTGCTGGAGTCCTACCGGGCCCGGGACGGTCTCGGCTGGGACGACCCGAAGCTGGCGCTGGTGGACCTGCAGTACGCCGACATCGACCCGGCCCGCAGCCTGGCGCTGAAGCTGGAGCGGGCCGGCCGACTGCGCACCCTGGTCACCCCGGACGAGGTCGCGGCGGCGCGGCGGACGCCTCCGACGGACACCCGGGCGTGGGCCCGCGGCCGGATCGTCGGCCGGTTCGTCGACCAGCTGCTCGGCGCCGGCTGGGACGGGCTGACCTTCAGCGGCGCGGACGGTCGGGGGATCGTCCGTCTGGAGTTGCTCGACCCGCTCGGCGGCACCCGCGACCTGACCGAGGAGCGGATCGTCCGGGCGACGCGCCCTGCGGATCTGGTGGACCTCTTCCCCGGCGCGTACGGCGGATAG
- a CDS encoding ubiquitin-like protein Pup: MSEQQHAQHRAEETAEEAETLAPARQQQDEGFDALLDEIDAVLETDAEEFVRGFVQKGGQ; the protein is encoded by the coding sequence ATGTCCGAGCAACAGCACGCGCAACACCGTGCCGAGGAGACGGCCGAGGAGGCCGAGACGTTGGCCCCTGCGCGACAGCAGCAGGACGAGGGCTTCGACGCCCTGCTCGACGAGATCGACGCCGTCCTGGAGACCGACGCGGAGGAGTTCGTCCGCGGCTTCGTGCAGAAGGGCGGACAGTGA
- the prcB gene encoding proteasome subunit beta, giving the protein MTSSFTELLAQVAPDLLPSRRTPSGPADGLTPHGTTIVSATFPHGVVMAGDRRATMGNMIAQRDIQKVYASDEFSLVGIAGAAGLAVEMVRLFRVELEHYEKIEGAPLSLDGKANRLAALIRGNLANALQGLAVVPLFAGWDPAGGLGRIFSYDATGGRYEETAFHSVGSGSIFARGSLKKLYRPDLDLQGCATVVVQALVDAADDDSATGGPDLMRRIYPIIMVAGPDGVHQLSEEEMTAITDRVIEGRRHRPDGPAAPLI; this is encoded by the coding sequence ATGACCAGCTCCTTCACCGAGCTGCTGGCGCAGGTCGCGCCCGACCTGCTGCCCTCCCGACGGACGCCGAGTGGCCCGGCCGACGGGCTCACCCCGCACGGCACCACCATCGTCTCGGCGACCTTCCCGCACGGTGTGGTGATGGCCGGCGACCGGCGGGCGACGATGGGCAACATGATCGCCCAGCGCGACATCCAGAAGGTGTACGCCTCCGATGAGTTCTCGCTGGTCGGCATCGCCGGCGCGGCCGGGCTCGCGGTCGAGATGGTGCGGCTGTTCCGGGTGGAGCTGGAGCACTACGAGAAGATCGAGGGCGCCCCGCTCTCCCTGGACGGCAAGGCCAACCGGCTCGCCGCCCTGATCCGTGGCAACCTCGCCAACGCCCTGCAGGGCCTGGCGGTGGTGCCGCTGTTCGCCGGCTGGGACCCGGCCGGCGGCCTGGGCCGGATCTTCTCGTACGACGCGACCGGCGGGCGCTACGAGGAGACCGCCTTCCACTCGGTCGGGTCGGGCTCGATCTTCGCCCGCGGCTCGCTGAAGAAGCTCTATCGCCCCGACCTGGATCTGCAGGGGTGTGCGACCGTCGTGGTGCAGGCGCTGGTCGACGCCGCCGACGACGACTCCGCCACCGGTGGCCCCGACCTGATGCGCCGGATCTACCCGATCATCATGGTCGCCGGACCGGACGGGGTGCACCAGCTGTCGGAGGAGGAGATGACCGCCATCACCGACCGGGTGATCGAGGGCCGGCGTCACCGGCCCGACGGTCCTGCGGCCCCGCTGATCTGA
- the prcA gene encoding proteasome subunit alpha, producing the protein MSMPFYVAPEQQMKDRSDFARKGIARGRAVVVLRYRDGICFVAENRSLALHKISEIYDRIAFAAVGRYNEFEQLRIAGIQQADLRGYAYDRSDVTGRMLANAYAQLIGSTFSSGAEKPFEVELVVAELGDDRAGDQIYRLTYDGSIADEEHFAAMGGATETIAEVVRRGIDPQADLAAAVRLAVRALAADTSAPAPRELGPDSLEVAVLDRTRPRPRKFRRLGRSAIAEVLAEKESQ; encoded by the coding sequence ATGAGCATGCCGTTCTACGTCGCGCCCGAGCAGCAGATGAAGGACCGCTCGGACTTCGCCCGCAAGGGCATCGCCCGCGGCCGGGCGGTGGTGGTGCTGCGCTATCGCGACGGCATCTGCTTCGTCGCCGAGAACCGTTCGCTGGCCCTGCACAAGATCTCCGAGATCTATGACCGGATCGCGTTCGCGGCGGTCGGGCGCTACAACGAGTTCGAGCAGTTGCGGATCGCCGGGATCCAGCAGGCCGACCTGCGCGGCTACGCGTACGACCGCTCCGACGTCACCGGGCGGATGCTGGCCAACGCGTACGCCCAGTTGATCGGGTCGACCTTCTCGTCGGGGGCCGAGAAGCCCTTCGAGGTGGAGCTGGTCGTCGCCGAACTGGGCGACGACCGGGCCGGCGACCAGATCTACCGGTTGACGTACGACGGCTCCATCGCCGACGAGGAGCATTTCGCGGCGATGGGCGGCGCCACCGAGACCATCGCCGAGGTGGTCCGCCGCGGGATCGACCCGCAGGCCGACCTCGCCGCCGCCGTCCGGCTGGCGGTCCGGGCGCTGGCGGCCGACACCTCGGCGCCGGCGCCGCGGGAGCTCGGACCGGACTCGCTGGAGGTCGCCGTGCTGGACCGGACCAGGCCGCGGCCGCGGAAGTTCCGCCGGCTGGGCCGGTCCGCGATCGCCGAGGTGCTGGCCGAGAAGGAGTCCCAGTGA
- a CDS encoding prephenate dehydrogenase: MSDATSLDVTALDPTVVIGAGLLGASIGAALTRAGVTVHLSDAVLSHARVAATLGAGTTAKAEPAAVRLVVVATPPRSLAAVIGEALDRYPNAAVTDVGSVKGRVLRQLQATGRDLSRYLGSHPMAGSQHSGPVSASADLFEDRTWAVTPHREVTEATADRVRALIRLCGARYVAFTPDEHDRAVAQVSHLPQLVSVLMADHLLGIPTSHLALAGQGLRDVTRIAGSDPGLWEQIIAGNVDALRPELEEVRGHLDEMIAALDDPLHKVRPILQRGVNGTRQIPGKHGAPAMEYARLVIEIPDTPGALAQLFRDIADAGINIEDIDIQHDLVRQVGYLEVSVEPGHVHEVAEAMKAAGWRLT; this comes from the coding sequence GTGAGCGACGCCACCTCCCTCGACGTCACCGCGCTCGACCCGACGGTGGTGATCGGGGCGGGCCTGCTGGGTGCCTCGATCGGTGCTGCGCTCACCCGGGCGGGGGTGACTGTGCACCTGTCCGATGCGGTGCTGTCCCATGCCCGGGTCGCGGCGACGCTCGGTGCCGGCACCACCGCCAAGGCGGAGCCGGCGGCCGTACGCCTCGTCGTGGTGGCCACCCCGCCGCGTTCCCTGGCCGCGGTGATCGGCGAGGCGCTGGACCGCTACCCGAACGCCGCCGTCACCGACGTCGGCTCGGTCAAGGGCCGGGTGCTGCGCCAGCTCCAGGCGACCGGTCGCGACCTGTCCCGCTACCTGGGCTCGCACCCGATGGCCGGCAGTCAGCATTCCGGCCCGGTCAGTGCCAGCGCCGACCTCTTCGAGGACCGCACCTGGGCGGTCACCCCGCACCGCGAGGTGACCGAGGCGACGGCCGACCGGGTCCGGGCGCTGATCCGGCTGTGCGGCGCCCGGTACGTGGCGTTCACCCCCGACGAGCACGACCGGGCCGTCGCGCAGGTGTCGCACCTGCCGCAGCTGGTGTCGGTGCTGATGGCCGATCACCTGCTCGGCATCCCCACCTCCCACCTCGCGCTGGCCGGCCAGGGGCTGCGCGACGTCACCCGGATCGCCGGCTCCGACCCGGGCCTGTGGGAGCAGATCATCGCCGGCAACGTCGACGCGCTGCGCCCCGAGCTGGAGGAGGTGCGCGGTCACCTCGACGAGATGATCGCCGCCCTGGACGACCCGTTGCACAAGGTCCGGCCGATCCTGCAGCGTGGGGTGAACGGCACCCGCCAGATCCCCGGCAAGCACGGGGCGCCGGCGATGGAGTACGCCCGGCTGGTGATCGAGATCCCGGACACCCCCGGTGCGCTGGCGCAGCTCTTCCGCGACATCGCCGACGCCGGGATCAACATCGAGGACATCGACATCCAGCACGACCTGGTCCGCCAGGTGGGCTATCTCGAGGTGTCCGTGGAGCCCGGCCATGTCCATGAGGTGGCCGAGGCGATGAAGGCAGCGGGCTGGCGGCTCACCTAG
- the cmk gene encoding (d)CMP kinase — MISVVVVAIDGPSGSGKSSTSRAVAEHFGWAYLDTGAMYRAVAWAWLDSGIPLEDPEAIVEMVRGARLQITTDPAAPGIAVGGTDVTAAIRDPRVSAEVSKVSSIQGVRDELIARQRALIAAAEGGIVVEGRDITTVVAPDADLRILLVADPAARVARRAAELGGRVTGAEVTDQVIRRDRDDSRVTAFTEAADGVTVIDSTDDDLPTVVARVVGLVEQTLAEEH; from the coding sequence GTGATCAGCGTGGTAGTCGTGGCCATCGACGGGCCGAGCGGGTCGGGGAAGTCCTCGACCTCACGGGCCGTCGCCGAGCACTTCGGGTGGGCCTATCTCGACACCGGGGCGATGTACCGGGCGGTCGCCTGGGCGTGGCTCGACTCCGGCATCCCACTGGAGGACCCGGAGGCGATCGTTGAGATGGTCCGCGGCGCCCGGCTGCAGATCACCACCGACCCGGCCGCGCCCGGCATCGCCGTCGGCGGCACCGATGTGACCGCGGCGATCCGCGACCCGCGGGTCTCCGCCGAGGTCTCCAAGGTCTCCTCGATCCAGGGCGTCCGTGACGAGCTGATCGCCCGGCAGCGGGCGCTGATCGCGGCGGCCGAGGGCGGCATCGTGGTGGAGGGCCGCGACATCACCACCGTCGTCGCGCCCGACGCCGACCTGCGGATCCTGCTCGTCGCCGACCCGGCGGCCCGGGTCGCCCGCCGGGCCGCTGAACTCGGCGGCCGGGTCACCGGCGCCGAGGTGACCGACCAGGTGATCCGCCGCGACCGGGACGACTCCCGGGTGACCGCCTTCACCGAGGCCGCCGACGGCGTGACCGTCATCGATTCCACCGACGACGACCTGCCCACCGTGGTGGCCCGGGTCGTCGGCCTCGTCGAGCAGACGCTCGCCGAGGAGCACTGA
- a CDS encoding lysophospholipid acyltransferase family protein, with the protein MTVDTRIVPSAPPTVPVSMVGLPAADRLAAPRGGALRRLVVPARAVVRALWDVRVHGADLVPAEGPVILASNHIATLDGPLAVLMSPRRRTYALAKRELFRGAVGGVLERSGQIPIDRDVPVDRTAVDRCIRVLRDGAALAIFPEGMRDTGEFAWIRSGVAYLAMVTGAPVVPVAMLGTRRVGGSPHGTPPLRSRMDVVFGAPLPVAQVGWPRRQAAVRSTAEELRVVLAAHVRQAAARTGMPLPGVPRDRIAQR; encoded by the coding sequence ATGACCGTGGACACCCGGATCGTCCCGTCGGCCCCGCCGACCGTCCCGGTGTCCATGGTGGGGCTGCCGGCCGCCGACCGGCTGGCCGCGCCCCGCGGCGGGGCGCTGCGCCGGCTGGTCGTCCCCGCCCGGGCGGTGGTCCGCGCACTGTGGGACGTACGGGTGCACGGCGCCGACCTGGTGCCCGCCGAGGGGCCGGTGATCCTGGCCTCCAACCACATCGCCACCCTGGACGGACCGCTGGCGGTGCTGATGTCGCCGCGGCGACGGACGTACGCGCTGGCCAAGCGGGAGCTCTTCCGCGGCGCCGTCGGCGGGGTGCTGGAGCGTTCCGGGCAGATCCCGATCGACCGTGACGTGCCGGTGGACCGTACGGCGGTCGATCGGTGCATCCGGGTGCTGCGCGACGGCGCCGCGCTGGCGATCTTCCCCGAGGGGATGCGGGACACCGGGGAGTTCGCCTGGATCCGGTCGGGGGTGGCCTATCTGGCGATGGTGACCGGGGCGCCGGTGGTGCCGGTCGCGATGCTCGGCACCCGCCGGGTCGGTGGCAGCCCGCACGGCACGCCACCGCTGCGGTCGCGGATGGATGTCGTCTTCGGTGCGCCGCTGCCCGTCGCACAGGTCGGTTGGCCGCGACGCCAGGCCGCCGTACGCTCGACGGCGGAGGAGCTGCGGGTGGTCCTGGCGGCCCACGTCCGCCAGGCCGCCGCGCGCACCGGCATGCCGCTGCCCGGCGTCCCGCGCGACCGGATCGCCCAGCGCTGA